One region of Endomicrobiales bacterium genomic DNA includes:
- a CDS encoding ParB/RepB/Spo0J family partition protein, with amino-acid sequence MHNALGRGLESLIPNLPAKNQPQAHNGEIIVKLQASKIKPNRHQPRKHFDETKIKELAHSIKTHGLTQPLVVTHSIIPGEYELIAGERRLRACILSGLSEVPAIVRQVDDKTRFEISLIENIQREDLNPIDEAGAYKRLYDEFGHTQEELAAIVGKDRSVVANALRLLTLPKEVQALITSGQLSSGHGRALAGITDTTRQKALAALIVKEKLSVRETEKLVSEGKTPLKTQRKTTKPEIELVHLCEELQRRLGTKVKIKGKANKGKIEIHYFTLSDLERIAGILKAKK; translated from the coding sequence ATGCACAACGCACTAGGTAGAGGTCTTGAATCGTTAATACCAAATTTACCGGCAAAAAATCAGCCGCAGGCACATAATGGGGAAATAATAGTTAAATTACAAGCAAGTAAAATAAAACCAAACCGCCACCAACCCAGGAAACACTTTGATGAAACAAAAATAAAAGAACTCGCACACTCTATTAAAACCCATGGGCTAACACAACCGCTTGTTGTAACACACTCCATAATACCTGGCGAGTACGAGCTAATCGCCGGCGAACGCCGCCTGCGCGCCTGCATACTTTCAGGCCTTAGCGAAGTGCCGGCAATAGTGCGCCAGGTTGACGATAAAACACGCTTTGAAATTTCCCTGATTGAAAACATACAGCGCGAAGACCTAAACCCTATTGATGAAGCCGGCGCATACAAACGCCTCTACGACGAGTTTGGCCACACGCAAGAAGAGCTTGCCGCAATTGTAGGCAAAGACCGCTCGGTTGTCGCAAACGCCCTGCGCTTATTAACACTGCCAAAAGAGGTACAAGCGCTAATAACATCTGGGCAATTGTCGTCGGGGCATGGCAGAGCGCTTGCAGGCATAACAGACACAACTCGTCAAAAAGCACTTGCCGCGTTAATAGTAAAAGAAAAACTCTCAGTACGCGAAACCGAAAAACTTGTCTCAGAGGGAAAAACACCACTGAAAACTCAAAGGAAAACAACAAAACCCGAAATTGAATTAGTGCACCTTTGTGAAGAACTTCAAAGACGGCTTGGAACAAAAGTAAAAATAAAAGGCAAAGCAAACAAAGGCAAAATAGAAATACATTACTTTACTCTCTCAGACCTTGAACGGATAGCTGGCATATTAAAAGCAAAAAAATAA